GGAACGGGCTACGAAAAAGGTAACGGGGCATCAGGCGAGCGGTGCGCGGTCGTGGTGCCGGTACGTGGTCGTTATAGAGTGTTGCTGGAAAACGGCGGGTAGCTGGAGATTATGTAGTCGGCGGCGGCGGGACCTGCGATTCTTCGTCGATTCTTGCCTGGTTCTACTCCGTGGTGTTGGAGCGCGTCGCGGAAGTGGCGGGCCTCGAGGGGGCTGATGCGATGCAGAATGCACCAGCTGGTGTAGAGCCCGTAGAGGCAGTCGGACCCGAGGGGTTCCTGCGTCTGGTCCGGAATTGTTGCTTCCAGGAGAAATTGCGTGATGTGTGAGGTGGGCATATCGCCTCATTCTGCGCGTGTGCGTTCTTTCCACCGGACTGCTTCAGTGGCTTCCACCGCACCCTGCACCTGGGGGCGGGGATCCGGCCCCGAGGGCATATCGGATACACGCGAATCTACGTGGTGTACTTTGGCACCGTCCACTTTCCAGTGGACGGTGACTACGGCATTTTTGTGGCTGCCCGGAGGCCGGTGGCTGTGCTTCGCATTCGGAGCAGAAATTGTGCCCACTTATCGTTCGTGCGGCAAAGGCCAGCGGCTCCTGCACTCCACTCTGAGTCAGCCTCCAGACTGTACCGGCGCGTCTCCCCTGCAGGGCCACGGATTGGAGCTCGATTTCCTGGCGCGAGGTGCCCTGGCGGCCATGTGGTCGAGGCGGGTGTCTTTTCCACCCTACGATTGCCGGCGGGCCGCCGCCGGCGATTTTGTTCGCAGGGCCAGTGACGGGTATGGAATGCCGCCCTCTTGCGGCCCTTAGTGGGTTCCCGTTACCCATGTTGGGTTTCCGTCGGGCCGGTAGATGACTGCGTTTCCGTCGTCCTGGATGACGAGCCGGCTTCCGGGGTTGTTATCGGTTTCGGTGTCCCACACGTATTCGTCGTGGGGGCCGTAGAGGACTAGGTTCCCGTCGGGCTGCATGATGCATGCCCCGGCGCCGCGGCCGTTGGTCCCGGAGTCCCACAGGGGTCCGTCGGGGCCGTAAAAGACGAGGTTCCCGTCAGTTTGGTATAGAAGTCCGTAGAGCCCGTTGGCGGATCTGATTCCGTGGGTGGGGGTGAGTGTTGATCCTGACTGCAGGACGTGGGAGTCGGCGCTGCCTGGCGGCTGGCATGTTT
The window above is part of the Arthrobacter sp. FB24 genome. Proteins encoded here:
- a CDS encoding curculin domain-containing protein, which translates into the protein MTLHPETALRPGAAATSPNSRYRLLYQTDGNLVLYGPDGPLWDSGTNGHGAGACIMQADGNLVLYGPNDEYVWDTETDNNPGSRLVIQDDGNAVIYRPDGSPLWATETCQPPGSADSHVLQSGSTLTPTHGIRSANGLYGLLYQTDGNLVFYGPDGPLWDSGTNGRGAGACIMQPDGNLVLYGPHDEYVWDTETDNNPGSRLVIQDDGNAVIYRPDGNPTWVTGTH